TCTTCCCTTGCCGTATGAAGTTGTTTCTCCAATGCCAAATTTGATAATATGAGACAGTCCCATTCCTAGTATTAGAAACAATATATGCACACATATACTAAGATATACCATCAAAAATTGCAGGCTTTTGTAAAGTAAATTGATATCATAACCAATACTGTACAACCTAACATAACGCAAAATGGTTATTGCTTAGTAATGCAAGCCAGTGATGTtggtttaaaaatatataataagttaATATTCTTGATCAAGCTAAATAATTGAAAGAAAGACTTATAGGTCGCAAAGGCAGTCCTTGGTCACTAAGAGTGACAGTCGTCTCTGGTTTTCTGGGGTGGTGGAACCTGCAACTTACCATTTGTGCAAAGGCAGCACGCAAGCTCGTAGTATACTAAAGCTACGCCGACCAATCCTCTTTGTTCCATCTTCCCACACTCTAATTGTTTCTCCTTCAAGGCCTGAAAGATCGAAGAGCTCTGCAACAGCATAGAGAACCGATGATCTATTAATTGTAATAAAGAATAAGTCATAATAGGTTATAAACTTTAGCTTTCAAGCATACCAGGTGTGTTCCACGGGGCTTTTGTAGTTGCAGCCCCCTCACAATCAGGAACACCAACAGCTTTTCTCTCTGTCCTAGCTTTAAGAGTTGAAAAAAGTAAGTTATACTTTAAACCAATGCCCCTAGGACGTAAGACCGGAGTCATGCTAGGACGGCCTTCAATTGGTGCAAGAGTGCCATGGTGCTATTGATTTGGCCTGATCAGTGGCTAGCGTCAGAGTTTTGATGTGAAGAGGCAAAACTAAAGGGAGGGCACTAAAGAGACACAAACGAAATAAGCAGTCATTTATATTTACCTTTTTGAGCAGTTTCGGTTGCTCAAGCCTCTCCTCCAATTTTTTAGAATTCCTGTGCTTTCTAATCCCGCAATTCACAACTCCTCTGGGATCATAGCAAGTAACAAATGGTCTGCATGCAATTGAACAAACAACACTTGTTCATCTGTTAGCCACTGGGATACTTGCAAATTAAGACAAAACTGCCGCCAGCAGGAACCAAACATAAATTATGCAATCTTGTAAACAAAACAATACATTACTAATCACTTCTGATAACATCATAGCAGACTTTTAAACCAAAAAGCTTCTGCAGATGAAGAAAGTCTCTAATCTTAAGATGGCTTCATCATCAAAGCATGAATTGCAACACAAAACCTTGTAAAGAAACATACAAAATTCGACTTTTTCATCGGAAATTTCATGCACATAATACAGAATCCAAGCACCTTATATTCATGGAGCCAAGTATCTGAAGCAGCAAGGTCTCTTTCAACACTGACCACCCTCACCAGCCTCCCTAGAAGCCAAATTTCAGccacaacaaaaaaaaagtctaaaacactaaaaaaaatgagaagaaCTAAATTTCAAGAACACAAAAAACCCACAAGAAGACCACAATCCAGAGACACCAAGAAAcccaaaaatcaaaaacactaATCAAAGGATATCTCTAAGTTGAGAGGCTTTAAATTGGGGAGTGCTCAGTTTCATAACACTTTTCATCCTCACGATGCCAGAAGCTTCCCTTAAAGTACCACCAAAGAAGATGCTTAAGCAATTTTGAGCACAAGTATATATGCATGCATAAACATAGAAAGATCAAAGAAAAATTCAGTGAAGAAGTGATTCACCTGGTGCAAAGAAGGAAAGCGGAAGATTCCCTGGCGCTCCAAACTGCAAGGCATGATGATGCGAGAAAGATTTAGATTGATAAGACAGCATTGCAGTTGTTACGGCGGGAGCCAAAACTGGCTCCTTATTAAAACAAAGACAACAAAAAGGCACGTCTCATCACCTGACCTTAGTTATCatgaatttaaaacaaaattctaattctaattaaaaaaatataaaaagctaGAAAATCAGAGATTTTGTTTAGAGAGATTTGAGACATGCCATGTCACCCTCTGAAgaacctcctttatataaatataacataCATTTATTGGTTTACTCGCATAACCGGTAAATCCTATACTACTATAGTTGAAAAGCATCAGAATAACATGCAATTATCAAGCTTATGAAACGAAAACATCATTGGCATAAAGGAAGAAGCTATACAAGATCTTACAGAAAGTTCTGCTGTGCACAGAGTTTTTTCTCATAGTATAAGATTGTAATTAAATGGCACGTACGGGTAGCCTAGGCATGGCCATATTGACTATGCACAGTGTTCTTGATACACTGCTACTTGAAAATGATTAAAAGTATTTTGATGATTTAAGAAACCCATGAGTCGGGACTCAAAATCATCTTTCGTAATTTATCTATGTATTTCCATGAGGAATCATTCAAGTCTTCACTCTGAATGGCtctcttaattttaataaaaacagaAAACAGAATTGTGCTTACTTTGTCGGTATTTAGGATGTTACAACTTGGTTCTGAGAAATTTGTGTCTTTACTTTTTGAAAACTTGGTTCTGAGAAATTTTAAGGATAGACTCTAAAATCCATATAATAATTCTAGTAACATCGATCATGTGTAGTCTTGAATTTCAGTCGAAGATTTGAATCTATCTCGAATACAAAATCAACATAAGTATGAAATACATTGCTCCAAAGATAAccaatcataaaattttattctgcaGAATCAGAATTTTTAGCCAACGAGGTATTAGATGGACCGGAGAATTAGAAAACTGCATTTGCCTTGTTCTATTTCCACTGCAAGCTAGTTTCGTTAACTTTGTGGAAAACAATggaatatgtataatatatattacaaccaAATTAAATCATTACATATTACATTTTACAACAAAGCAAACAAAAAATCTTGCctaatatgtatttatatattcaaaatccTCATTGAACGTGAAAAACTGCTTTCTGAATGTATGTGATGGTCCTCCGATGATTCAAGAACCCCATAAACCAGAACTCGAAATTATCATGTGTCACTATTTCTATATACTTTCTTGATGGTTGCTTCACATTTTCACTTTCGCTAGCTCTCATGATCTTTCCGAGAGGGATTGCAACCTTGTAATGCACTCTGATACACTCCCCATTCGGAGAAAAAACTTTCATTGTTCTTTCGCTGCAGAAGGCAACTTTCTCGGTGGATACAAAGAGTAAGCCTGCTAATGGACCAGCTGTTGTGGACAGATAACACTGAGAAACCTTCAATAGTTTCTCTCCTTCTCTggcattaaaattttgtttgaatATCTTCTTTACTCCGCCTACTTGTATGATTTTCGCTCCCAGACTCAATTTTCCTTTCACGGTTGTACTTATCTTGGATCCTATTCTCTCTGCAAATCATCGATCGGGCAATAAAAAGTTACTACTCAGAAAGATGTGGCAGGACTTTGATCAAGCAGAaggaatttgtaaaaaaaacaggGAGAAGTTTTACCATTGCATGACAATAAATCTATAACTACGTGATCTCGACATAATGTTGTAATCATGAACCGCGGTGAGCCCATCATGAGGACTGTTAATTCAAGATTGACCCGAGAAAGAGTTGTTTATTTGAACAATGAAAGCCGCCAGGACTGTTAATTCAAGATTGACCCACAAACAGTTTGAAACAATCTTTTCAAGTGATAACCTGGTTTGCATGCATTTTCGACTTATTAATCTATGTTGAATGCTTTGAAAAACCATCATCCTTATGTGTAAAGTACTGAACTTTATGCGGCCATCTAAATTGAATCTTAGAATACACAACAATTATCTATTCGACTCTTTGAGAACTTATCCAGAATAGAGTTAATCCATCACAAGTCATATGCTCACCAATCTTCATATGAGAGTGTTGTCTCTAAGATTACTTCGGTCTATTACTTTTCACACATCATAATCCACCAAGCATCTTATTAGGCACatgtttaaaactttttttttttttgtttttataataagTTTTTAGATTTAAGAAAGAGTTGAGAAGATGCAATAACAACAAATGCATACTAGAAAAAtttagagtgattgacactttgcaccccttatgtttaggcgctttttcgatttggtctcaaacaattttttttagcagtatgcaccctaaagtttaaaaagcgcttcgctttgcacccctttgacccctctccgtttaattgaccgttacagttaacagatgtggggtttacactttgcaccccacatctgttaattttttttcatgagtattttgtatCGGCTAATACGAAAAAGGGTGACAATTGAAGGacctgaattttaaaatatccttACAGCAAATGaaaattgtattattattgACTTCATCTGTAACTAATAGAAATGGATGATAGATATTCTTTCAATAACAGGTAaagattttttaattatagCAGATAAAGTATTGATCACTTAGATAAAAGAATTTTCAGAATCAGGGAAGAAAGAAAActgtttaacaaataaaatctaattataATTCCTGCCAAACTCGAGCTAACTTCCATCAACTTGGCTTGATTTAAAATCGTGACAATAAAGTTTGGTTGATTGATCGTGCCAATTCACAGATTAAGTAGATTTGTGGCCGATAACCTTTGGATTTCATGTACAAACTTGTAGGCCTTAAATTGGCCACGTAACTTAAAAACTGCTATAAGCTTCACTAGGCCTTGAATAACCAGGACTTTGTATCAGTTCTTTAGTGATAGAACAAATTATCTATGATGGTGCTCATCATCCAATCTCATCATTATATTTACCGGTCTTCGCCATTAGGTTCACCGGGGAATGTTTCTCATGATTAATTCCAAAAATTTCTTCTCCGTATGTTATTCACTGCAGCTTCAATACTTTTCCAGTTTTCTGTCCCAATTAACACATGTAAAAAGCTTCAAGGACTAAGACATACTAATTGATGAATACGCAGATAGATATAATTTTGATAGACAAATGATGAAAAGTTTGATAACACAGGACACGACAAAACTCATCGACCTGAAGCATTCATCTTTGGGCATGGACATTACACTACCAGAACTGGAAGTTACACGGTGGCCATTCTTTGTATTTCTTGGAGGCTCCATGTTTTGCCTCCTCTCAAGCAGCATTTGCCACCTCTTCTGCTGCAATTCCCATCCCATGAATATCTTAATGCTCCGAATAGACTACGTGGGAATCGCAGTCATGATCATCACCTCTTTTTTCCCTCCAATCTACTACATCTTTCAATGCTCCCCACACTGGCAAATTCTCTACCTTAGCTGTATCACAATTATGGGCATATTCACTATCACAAGTTCGTAACATTGCTCTCTCCCGTATTTTCAACAAATAAATTTCGCTCATTTAGAGCCTCGCTATTTGTGGCAATGGGGCTGTTTGGTGGCCTAGTGCTTGCAGTTCACGCAATGGTAGTGAACTGGGATCAACCCAGCAGGAACATCATACTTGGTAACGAACTGGCCATGACACTTTCTTATCTAATTGGCACACTCTTCTATGTCACCCGGATTCCTGAGAGGTGGAGGCCTGGGTGGTTTGATCTAGCCAGACACAGCCACCAGATATTTCATGTGTTTGTAATCATGGGTGCATTGTCGCATTATGGCGCTGCACTTGTATTTCTTGGTTTTCGCAGTAAGATTGACTGTGAAACCAACATGTCCTATAACTTCAGCAGAGTTAAATTCAGGTCCTTCAATTGTCATCTTTTCCTATTAGCCGatacaaaatactcatgaaaaaaattaacagaTATGGGGTGCAGAGTGCAAAGTGTGGGATGCAAAGTGTAAACCCCACatttgttaactttaacggtcaattaaacggagagtggtcaaagggatgcaaagcgaagcgcttttcaaactttagggtgcatactgtcaaaaaaaattatttgagaccaaattgaaaaagcgcctaaacataaggggtgcaaagtgtcaatcactcaaatatttatgttaataaGAAGAACCATTCACATCAAGATCAATACACTCATTATGAGAAAAATCCAGACTTACTTCCTACATTTCTAAAAATTAATGGATTTACGGTGGTGGCCGAGAATAGGCGTATATTTCTACTATCAATTTATTCAAATGgtttgtttgtattttagtttacTTCAATATCCTaccatataatatttttttgctaactaCGTATATACACATTTAACATAAAATAGTCACAAtacacaaattttgtaaaatttttgtAACACACAAAAAGTATGATCttgataaaatacatatatttcacATTGACGGTAGGAATAACATCAGAAGTGAACAAATCAATGTTTTTTACTCTAAATTTGAACATATATGAGAACTGTAATTGTCTATATGGAGTAGAGAATCTACAAGCACTATGGCAGATAATCGGTAGATCATGATTTAAGACCGGGATGTTAGAGCTTGGTTCTTCCAAAGTTGTGCTTTACTTTTTGACACTTGTATCTGACaatattttttagaatataatGGAAATAGTACCACAGACCGTTTAAACCCGAGCATGAAGCCATTTTCTAGtttatttgtgtaataagtccgAAATCagcttaaaactaaaaatagtCAAAACTGACCTAAAGTCATAAATTAATACGATGTACTTATTTATcaacttgttttatttttatgatttttttaataaaaatcaatttcaacattAAAATAAgtaatctatttttttataattttaataaatataggtcatctataataaaaattacCCAAATAACTTGGTTTAGGATCATTCACGTATTCGCTCTAAATCGCTTGAATctcttaagaaaaataaaaaatgaaattgtgCTTACTTTCTCTGTATTACTCtaagttttaaattttagtttactTTAATATCCTACCATATAACTTGTTTGCTAACTAATATATACACATTTAAGATATAatatagtcacatttcacaaaATTTGTCAATTTTTGTAACACACAAAAAGTATGATCCggataaaaatacatatatcatgaTCGTGAGAATAACATATTATAACATATCATAGGTGAATACATCAATGTTTTTTTCCCTATTGTATTAATAATTAGGATGTAACCGGGACTCTAAATTTGAATCCGACATATATGGGACAGTGAAGGAGCAGAAAATCTACAAGTGTACGCAGATAACTAATGGATCATGATTTAAGACCTGGATGTTACAACTTGGCTgtgcaaaattttattttattttatttcaaaaaatgagaataaatctcacaaatatgaatcggcaattcaccgtaataattctttcattcaagaaagcttattatctaaccgtcggacatgcaagatgaccggggaaatttagacaataaaactttaatgtccgaaaagaaaaaccggtcttcttccaagaatcctgaaaataaaacaatgaaaacaagaaaaatataagacgatatatattagattacataaattataaaaatatattcaataattaattattaataatatcacgtgtatatg
This genomic window from Daucus carota subsp. sativus chromosome 7, DH1 v3.0, whole genome shotgun sequence contains:
- the LOC108194395 gene encoding GEM-like protein 4, producing the protein MAKTERIGSKISTTVKGKLSLGAKIIQVGGVKKIFKQNFNAREGEKLLKVSQCYLSTTAGPLAGLLFVSTEKVAFCSERTMKVFSPNGECIRVHYKVAIPLGKIMRASESENVKQPSRKYIEIVTHDNFEFWFMGFLNHRRTITYIQKAVFHVQ